One Panicum virgatum strain AP13 chromosome 9K, P.virgatum_v5, whole genome shotgun sequence genomic region harbors:
- the LOC120651416 gene encoding uncharacterized protein LOC120651416: MEAAISAVATEICSRMISFLIKRYKDKTEIDEKLDRVQQLLLRIHAVVNEAEGRYITNPIMLRQLKCLVESMYRGYHILDVFRYRPLLERISNEGVKSLLSTQWASFSPIPFKRSRTLSRTARNFPESSKDLQSVLENLESAIANMNEFVVLLGACDPCRRPYDMYLYTDNFMFGRHVEKQHIINILLQGSEEYGAPTVLPIIGGCRVGKKTLVSHVCKNERIKAQFSSIMFIDGDNMWRVDEENLRNGRVLAVVEFVTDVDDEDWVKFYSTIRHTAVDGSKVIIISRIQNLARFGTIKTVFLNSLTHEEYRFLFKMLAFGSIDEKDYPQLAAIASQLAVLLGGSLVTVNVIAELLRRNHDFKFWLHILQRFKGTVDNNISMYGDHPKDILEKERPIDITNLNSCPSSLCLMAPRVQRGDNSSEHKLDHFSFGDLITGSFAVPKNQFVLFVWESRLPPYTKFVADVAYYEKNECSISPRKRRSIV, translated from the coding sequence ATGGAGGCAGCCATATCAGCAGTAGCAACTGAAATATGTAGCCGAATGATATCCTTTCTGATCAAGAGGTACAAGGACAAGACTGAGATAGATGAGAAGCTTGACAGAGTGCAGCAACTCTTACTGAGGATCCATGCAGTTGTTAATGAGGCAGAAGGGAGATACATAACCAATCCTATTATGCTAAGGCAACTCAAGTGTCTTGTGGAGAGCATGTACCGAGGGTATCACATTCTGGATGTCTTCAGGTACAGACCTTTATTGGAAAGAATCTCTAATGAGGGCGTTAAAAGCTTATTATCTACTCAGTGGGCTTCTTTTTCTCCAATTCCCTTTAAGCGTTCTCGTACACTTTCTCGTACCGCAAGAAATTTTCCTGAATCGTCTAAAGATCTGCAGAGTGTACTGGAGAATTTAGAATCTGCTATTGCCAACATGAATGAGTTTGTTGTGCTGTTGGGGGCGTGCGATCCTTGCCGCAGGCCATATGACATGTACCTTTATACAGACAACTTTATGTTTGGTCGCCATGTTGAGAAGCAacacatcatcaacatcttaTTGCAAGGTTCTGAAGAATATGGTGCTCCAACAGTCCTTCCAATAATTGGTGGTTGCAGAGTTGGTAAGAAAACATTGGTTAGCCATGTGTGCAAAAATGAACGTATCAAAGCGCAGTTTTCTTCCATAATGTTTATTGATGGAGACAACATGTGGAGAGTGGACGAGGAAAATCTTCGTAATGGGAGGGTGTTAGCTGTTGTTGAATTTGTTACTGACGTGGATGATGAAGACTGGGTGAAGTTCTACTCAACTATAAGACACACAGCAGTTGATGGAAGCAAAGTGATAATCATTAGCAGAATTCAAAATCTTGCGAGGTTTGGAACCATAAAGACAGTGTTTCTAAACAGTTTGACTCATGAGGAGTACAGATTCCTCTTCAAAATGTTAGCATTTGGAAGCATAGATGAAAAGGATTACCCACAGTTGGCAGCAATAGCAAGTCAGCTAGCAGTACTACTGGGAGGGTCTCTCGTGACTGTGAATGTCATTGCAGAGTTGCTGCGAAGGAACCATGATTTTAAGTTCTGGCTTCATATACTGCAGAGGTTCAAGGGAACGGTGGATAACAACATATCAATGTATGGTGATCATCCAAAAGATATCCTTGAGAAGGAGCGGCCAATAGACATCACTAATTTGAACTCATGTCCCTCATCTCTTTGTCTGATGGCCCCTCGAGTTCAAAGGGGTGATAATTCCTCGGAACATAAGTTAGACCATTTTTCCTTTGGAGACCTGATAACTGGATCTTTTGCCGTACCAAAGAACcaatttgttttgtttgtttgggaGTCACGGCTACCTCCATATACGAAGTTTGTCGCCGATGTTGCTTATTATGAAAAGAATGAATGCTCAATCTCTCCAAGGAAGCGGCGGTCCATTGTTTGA
- the LOC120647990 gene encoding nascent polypeptide-associated complex subunit alpha, muscle-specific form-like — MSPLLDVFPDPNFLLNPVKTLSRLPTAPSLSRSLSLLSAAVPLALLRSGRLLPSSGEGKGWGPPPPRPSPPSSLRPPLRPHLALLPSPLRRAPGGASPRHRLEGTSLRSPSPPSPPSPANGPLLPVPSLIPRCPILDPAGDISLPPHRLVSARVSATSGASYTEIQSPSGCFTSIGGSALGPQFVAEALAPDNPPLKYEFGLRSCFMTTLSLLLQESALAISPFLLYALVSQMGSQMKKRFLTSRQPRP, encoded by the exons ATGA GTCCGTTACTGGATGTATTCCCAGACCCGAATTTTTTGTTGAATCCAGTTAAAACTCTCTCGCGTCTGCCgaccgccccctccctctctcgctcccTCTcgctcctctccgccgccgttcccctcgccctcctccgctCCGGCCGCCTCCTTCCCTCCTCCGGCGAGGGAAAGGGGTGgggcccgccgccaccgcgcccctcgcctccctcctctctgCGTCCTCCACTCCGGCCGCATCttgccctcctcccctcccctctccgccGGGCACCGGGAGGAGCCTCACCACGTCACCGCCTGGAAGGGACCTCCTTGCGGTCCCCTTCCCCTCCATCGCCACCATCCCCCGCCAACGGCCCTCTTCTCCCCGTCCCCTCTCTCATCCCGCGGTGTCCAATCCTAGATCCCGCCGGTGACATCTCCCTCCCTCCACACCGGTTAGTCTCCGCTCGTGTCTCTGCCACCTCCGGCGCCTCCTACACCGAG ATTCAATCACCATCTGGTTGTTTCACTTCAATCGGAGGGTCAGCCTTGGGCCCTCAATTTGTCGCTGAGGCCCTTGCACCTGATAATCCTCCATTGAAG TACGAGTTTGGGCTGAGGTCCTGCTTCATGACAACTTTGAGCTTATTATTGCAAGAGTCTGCCTTGG CTATATCACCCTTTCTACTCTACGCCCTTGTATCTCAG ATGGGGTCACAAATGAAGAAACGATTTTTGACGAGCAGACAGCCAAGGCCCTGA
- the LOC120647989 gene encoding uncharacterized protein LOC120647989 — protein sequence MDREWSVTGPLLDVFPDPIFLLNPVKTLSRLPTAPSLSRSLSLLSAAVPLALLRSGHLLPSSGEGKGWGPPPPRPSPPSSLRPPLRPHLALLPSPLRRAPGGASPRHRLEGTSLRSPSPPSPPSPANGPLLPVPSLIPRCPILDPAGDLSLPPHRLVSARVSAASGASYTEVLACLVASSCGEFTNLFTVLKVSVKEDIGNEFSVIVCLYGPNTDLVIDQKRELQIQSPSGCFTSIGGSALGPQFVAEALAPDNPPLKYEFGLRSCFMTTLSLLLQESALAISPFLLYALVSQMGSQMKKRFLTSRQPRP from the exons ATGGACCGGGAGTG GTCCGTTACAGGTCCGTTACTGGATGTATTCCCAGACCCGATTTTTTTGTTGAATCCAGTTAAAACTCTCTCGCGTCTGCCgaccgccccctccctctctcgctcccTCTcgctcctctccgccgccgttcccctcgccctcctccgctccggccacctccttccctcCTCCGGCGAGGGAAAGGGGTGgggcccgccgccaccgcgcccctcgcctccctcctctctgCGTCCTCCACTCCGGCCGCATCttgccctcctcccctcccctctccgccGGGCACCGGGAGGAGCCTCACCACGTCACCGCCTGGAAGGGACCTCCTTGCGGTCCCCTTCCCCTCCATCGCCGCCATCCCCCGCCAACGGCCCTCTTCTCCCCGTCCCCTCTCTCATCCCGCGGTGTCCAATCCTAGATCCCGCCGGTgacctctccctccctccacacCGGTTAGTCTCCGCTCGTGTCTCTGCCGCCTCCGGCGCCTCCTACACCGAGGTACTTGCCTGTCTTGTTGCGTCCTCCTGTGGCGAGTTCACGAATCTAT TTACAGTGCTGAAGGTATCTGTAAAAGAAGATATCGGAAATGAGTTTTCTGTGATTGTTTGTTTGTATGGACCAAATACAGACTTGGTGATTGATCAGAAAAGGGAATTGCAG ATTCAATCACCATCTGGTTGTTTCACTTCAATCGGAGGGTCAGCCTTGGGCCCTCAATTTGTCGCTGAGGCCCTTGCACCTGATAACCCTCCATTGAAG TACGAGTTTGGGCTGAGGTCCTGCTTCATGACAACTTTGAGCTTATTATTGCAAGAGTCTGCCTTGG CTATATCACCCTTTCTACTCTACGCCCTTGTATCTCAG ATGGGGTCACAAATGAAGAAACGATTTTTGACGAGCAGACAGCCAAGGccctga